Proteins encoded in a region of the Paenibacillus pedocola genome:
- a CDS encoding aspartyl-phosphate phosphatase Spo0E family protein, with protein MLIGDYYLPSYSGDCYPGSGQRSSDTDAAARKLSLEHEILILRSRMEQLFMQEQSFTSQHVIEISCLLDLKINEYMKKSYRSV; from the coding sequence GTGCTCATCGGCGATTATTACTTGCCTTCCTACAGCGGGGATTGTTATCCGGGAAGCGGCCAACGCTCCTCGGACACTGATGCTGCTGCGCGCAAGCTTTCTCTGGAACATGAGATTCTGATCCTACGCAGCAGGATGGAGCAGCTCTTCATGCAGGAGCAATCCTTCACTTCGCAGCATGTGATCGAAATCAGCTGTCTGCTGGATCTCAAAATCAATGAATATATGAAGAAATCATACCGCAGCGTCTAG
- a CDS encoding class I SAM-dependent methyltransferase — protein MMNAEILRDPQTMEQLLLEPAGAVNAVSRKIYPKDGGYYSFLEEAAAEGSNKKYMELYNRIARFYRLSNKAYFALKFGGERSYRQQFLSELELLDGQHVLETSVGSGDNFLYLNAKVQLYGLDISSGMLKQAMRNLRRWGMTAELFQGEAEALPFRDNSFDCVYHVGGINYFSDPLRAVLEMIRVAKPGTKLMIADETEKLVTGTYQKVPVVKEYFGQQKDLPQIMNCIPDAMMELTYKEVCKGLMYCITFRKP, from the coding sequence ATGATGAATGCTGAAATACTGCGTGACCCGCAGACAATGGAGCAGCTGTTACTGGAGCCTGCCGGAGCTGTAAATGCCGTAAGCCGAAAAATCTATCCGAAGGACGGCGGATATTATTCGTTTCTTGAAGAAGCGGCGGCAGAGGGGAGCAATAAAAAGTACATGGAGCTGTACAACCGGATTGCCCGCTTTTACCGGCTGTCCAATAAAGCATACTTTGCCCTGAAGTTTGGCGGGGAGCGGAGCTACAGGCAGCAATTTCTCTCCGAGCTTGAACTGCTGGATGGCCAGCATGTGCTGGAAACCTCAGTCGGCAGCGGTGATAATTTCCTGTATCTGAATGCTAAGGTTCAGCTGTACGGTCTGGATATTTCCAGCGGTATGCTTAAGCAGGCTATGCGCAATCTGCGGCGCTGGGGAATGACAGCGGAGCTGTTTCAGGGGGAAGCCGAGGCGCTGCCTTTTCGGGATAATTCCTTTGACTGTGTATATCATGTTGGCGGGATCAATTATTTCAGTGATCCGCTCCGGGCGGTGCTGGAGATGATCCGGGTGGCGAAACCAGGCACGAAGCTGATGATTGCCGATGAGACAGAGAAACTGGTGACAGGAACGTATCAAAAGGTCCCTGTCGTCAAGGAATATTTCGGCCAGCAGAAGGATCTGCCGCAGATTATGAACTGCATTCCGGATGCAATGATGGAGCTTACCTATAAAGAGGTCTGTAAAGGCCTGATGTATTGCATCACCTTCCGCAAACCTTGA
- a CDS encoding cob(I)yrinic acid a,c-diamide adenosyltransferase, with the protein MAIYTRTGDKGETSVIGGRVGKDDVRVEAYGTIDELNSFVGQARSLMEDDRFTDVREQLLEIQHELFDCGSDLAFVKLSENKFKVKSEMAERLEGWIDQLQAENPVLERFILPGGSHLSSVLHVCRTVCRRAERRAVTLGRSADINPEAVIYLNRLSDYFFALARTANTRLGIADVEYVRSKKVFRN; encoded by the coding sequence ATGGCGATTTATACGCGTACGGGAGATAAAGGAGAGACATCGGTGATCGGCGGCCGGGTAGGCAAGGATGATGTCCGCGTCGAGGCTTACGGCACGATCGATGAGCTGAACAGCTTTGTAGGGCAGGCCCGCAGCCTGATGGAGGATGACAGATTCACCGATGTGCGTGAGCAGCTGCTGGAGATTCAGCATGAGCTGTTTGACTGCGGCTCGGATCTGGCTTTTGTGAAGCTGAGCGAGAATAAATTCAAGGTCAAAAGCGAAATGGCAGAGCGGCTGGAAGGCTGGATTGATCAGCTCCAGGCGGAGAATCCGGTACTGGAACGTTTCATCCTGCCGGGCGGAAGCCATTTATCTTCTGTGCTCCATGTCTGCCGTACAGTCTGCCGGCGTGCGGAACGGCGTGCGGTTACCCTCGGGCGGAGTGCGGATATCAATCCGGAGGCGGTCATCTACCTGAACCGGCTGTCGGACTATTTCTTTGCGCTCGCACGGACGGCAAATACACGGCTGGGGATTGCTGACGTAGAATATGTGCGCAGTAAAAAGGTGTTCCGCAACTAA
- a CDS encoding RluA family pseudouridine synthase, giving the protein MSSYYSPITYIVPPQEDGWLLKTILQKRMDVSRKLLSRLKMTEQGIMLNGERVYISVRVSSGDRVEIRMEQETSEDILPQDIPFDILYEDEHLLVVNKAAGIIVHPTHGHYTDTLANGVVHYWAAKGEQYRFRPVHRLDQETSGVLVIAKNPYSHQHISEQMIAGTVDKRYAAFVHGVPALPAGDIDGPIDRDPAEPHRRIVTPDGYPSLTRYEVKEFFPGRAARVELKLESGRTHQIRVHMSSIGCPLIGDGMYRHQLYGRGPVEAELEAELLPPAEDGLTPEEAAQLARIAELDAAIPRQALHAVRLSFKHPVGLAELVFEAPLPPDMALLQQKLRQEAGAEAE; this is encoded by the coding sequence ATGAGCAGCTATTATTCACCGATTACGTATATAGTGCCGCCGCAGGAAGACGGCTGGCTGCTTAAAACCATCCTGCAGAAGCGGATGGATGTCTCCCGCAAGCTGCTGTCCCGGCTCAAGATGACCGAGCAGGGCATCATGCTGAACGGGGAACGTGTCTACATCAGTGTCCGGGTAAGCAGCGGAGACCGGGTGGAAATCCGCATGGAACAGGAAACGTCAGAGGATATTTTGCCGCAGGATATTCCCTTTGACATTCTGTATGAGGATGAGCATCTGCTGGTGGTGAATAAAGCCGCAGGCATCATTGTGCACCCGACTCACGGACATTATACGGATACGCTGGCGAACGGAGTGGTTCATTACTGGGCGGCAAAAGGGGAGCAATACCGCTTCCGTCCGGTCCACCGCCTGGATCAGGAAACCTCCGGAGTGCTGGTGATTGCCAAGAACCCTTACAGCCACCAGCATATTTCCGAGCAGATGATTGCCGGCACGGTAGACAAGCGATACGCCGCCTTCGTGCACGGCGTGCCTGCGCTTCCTGCGGGTGATATCGACGGCCCGATTGACCGGGACCCGGCAGAGCCGCACCGGCGGATCGTGACGCCGGACGGATATCCTTCCTTGACCCGGTACGAGGTCAAGGAGTTTTTCCCGGGCCGCGCAGCCCGGGTCGAGCTGAAGCTGGAGAGCGGACGCACCCATCAGATCCGGGTGCATATGAGCTCGATCGGCTGCCCGCTGATCGGCGACGGCATGTACCGCCACCAGCTGTACGGCCGGGGGCCGGTTGAGGCGGAGCTGGAGGCAGAACTGTTGCCTCCAGCAGAGGACGGGCTGACGCCGGAGGAAGCGGCGCAGCTTGCCCGGATCGCTGAGCTGGATGCGGCAATCCCGCGCCAGGCGCTGCACGCGGTGCGGCTCTCGTTCAAGCACCCGGTAGGGCTTGCCGAGCTGGTCTTCGAAGCGCCGCTGCCGCCTGATATGGCGCTGCTGCAGCAGAAGCTGCGGCAGGAAGCAGGGGCGGAAGCGGAGTGA
- a CDS encoding arsenate reductase family protein, protein MSHLKVYQYPKCSTCRSAVKWLKDQGHELELQHIAEQPPTVEELRVLVANSGLPLKKFFNTSGEVYKELGLKDKLAGLSEDEQLELLSSHGMLIKRPVVTDGKKVTVGFKEEQYGEAWSNA, encoded by the coding sequence ATGAGTCACTTAAAAGTCTATCAATACCCGAAATGCAGCACATGCCGGAGTGCAGTGAAATGGCTGAAGGATCAGGGCCATGAGCTGGAACTGCAGCATATTGCCGAGCAGCCGCCTACAGTAGAGGAGCTGCGTGTGCTGGTGGCGAACAGCGGACTTCCGCTGAAGAAGTTTTTTAATACAAGCGGGGAAGTTTATAAGGAACTTGGGCTGAAGGACAAGCTGGCGGGTCTCAGTGAAGATGAACAGCTTGAGTTGCTGTCCAGCCACGGAATGCTGATCAAACGTCCGGTAGTGACAGACGGCAAGAAAGTCACCGTCGGCTTTAAAGAAGAACAATACGGCGAAGCCTGGAGCAACGCCTAA